Proteins from a single region of Elgaria multicarinata webbii isolate HBS135686 ecotype San Diego chromosome 23, rElgMul1.1.pri, whole genome shotgun sequence:
- the RAB3A gene encoding ras-related protein Rab-3A yields MASATDARYGQKESSDQNFDYMFKILIIGNSSVGKTSFLFRYADDSFTPAFVSTVGIDFKVKTIYRNDKRIKLQIWDTAGQERYRTITTAYYRGAMGFILMYDITNEESFNAVQDWSTQIKTYSWDNAQVLLVGNKCDMEDERVVSSERGRQLAEHLGFEFFEASAKDNINVKQTFERLVDIICEKMSESLDTADPAVTGAKPGPQLTDQQVPPHQDCAC; encoded by the exons atgGCTTCCGCCACTGACGCCCGTTATGGCCAGAAGGAGTCCTCGGACCAGAACTTCGACTACATGTTCAAGATCCTAATCATTGGCAATAGCAGCGTAGGCAAGACCTCCTTCCTCTTCCGGTACGCTGACGACTCCTTCACCCCGGCCTTCGTCAGCACCGTTGGCATCGACTTCAAAGTCAAGACCATCTACCGCAACGACAAGCGCATCAAGCTGCAGATCTGG GACACGGCAGGGCAGGAGCGCTACCGGACCATCACCACGGCCTACTACCGGGGCGCCATGGGCTTCATCCTCATGTACGACATCACCAACGAGGAGTCTTTCAACGCAGTCCAGGATTG GTCGACCCAGATCAAGACCTATTCATGGGACAACGCCCAGGTTCTGTTGGTGGGGAACAAGTGCGACATGGAGGACGAGAGGGTCGTGTCGTCGGAGCGGGGCCGCCAGCTGGCTGAACACCTGG GGTTCGAGTTCTTCGAAGCCAGCGCCAAGGACAACATCAACGTCAAGCAAACGTTCGAGCGTCTGGTGGACATCATTTGCGAAAAGATGTCCGAATCGCTTGATACCGCTGACCCAGCCGTGACCGGGGCGAAGCCGGGCCCGCAGCTGACGGACCAGCAAGTGCCCCCGCACCAGGACTGTGCCTGCTAA